CAACATTGATGCCGCTCACCTGATAAATAACCGGATCACCACCATCCACCGTATATGACACTTCAAAGGATGTAATGTTATTGAAACCAACATTTTTCATGGTACCGGTTACAATAATTTCATTGCCCGCCTGGACATAGGCCGCAACATGTACATAGGAAGTTCAAAATTATAGTAAGAATAAAACGAAAGCAATATTATTTTAAAACCATCCTGCATGGAGTCAGATCACCAGGAAGACAGTGAAAAATCGCATCATGTTAAAAATCTTTAAGTGTTTGTATTCAAATGTATTGTATTCCTGAATAACTCAGGGATACGGACAACCTTGCGCCTGTCATAATTAAATGCAAGCTGTTTCGTTGTTCCACTTAAAACCTCGGTATTATCTTCTAATCGTCGTACAGTATAAATCAGGACAAAAGATGAAGTGGTCACCTCTGTGACAGATACATCCACTGTCAACTGGTCATGCAGAAATACTTCCTTCTTAAAAAACACATGAGCTTCGCTCATAATGATGCCGGTATGATCGCCTAAATTCTTCTCTGAAAATCCCAGGGACTCGAGGAAACCTATGCGTGCATCTTGAAAAATAAGCAGCGCCTTATCATTGCCCATATGACCACCATAATTGATGTCACCAATTCTAACCTCGAACTGAATGACATTCTCTATTGATAACCATTTCGTTGTTTCAACCATTGATTGAGTATGATTTATTAACCCCATTCATGTTCAAGGTTCCTCCCGGCATTCACTATTCAAATTGGGAGAAAGTGAGCTTATATTGCAAATTTATTTAAATTTAACCCAAAAATAACTTTCCGATGGTTGAAAAGAGACTTATGACTCATAGCCTGCAATTCCCACAATTAAAATTGTGGGTGATTTTGTCTGCTGTGGGTTGTCTATTATACAGTAACCGTTTGTTTTCGCAGGAGTGCGGACAGATAGCCCTTGAGCAGGCGCAAAAGGAGTATGAGCTTGGCCGTTTCGATGTGGTTGTCACTTTGGTCAGGCCTTGTCTGGCCGGGGGCTTCACAAAAGATGAGAAGATACAGGCCTACCGTTTGCTTGCATTGACTTATCTTGCAAATGACATTCAGGATAGTGCTGGTTTAATGATTGAGCATATCCTTCAGATCGATCCGGCATATACGCCTAACACCGTTTTTGATCCTCCGCGATACCTGGCTACACTAGAAAGCGTCAGGAAACCTATCACCAGCCTTGTAACAGCATCCCGTCAAGCTGAGCCCCTGAATGAAGCCCCTGTGCCGGTAACAGTGATCACTGAAGAGATGATTGTCATGTGTGGTGCCCGTACCCTGAAAGAGTTGCTGTCCATTTATGTTCCGGGGATGACAAATATTGAAGATCATAATGAGTACAACATTTCCATGCGTGGTGTTTATGCCTCCTCGCAGCAGAAAATACTCATTATGCTTAATGGGCACCGGCTGAACTCCCGTTCTTATTCCGAAGCCAATCCGGATTTCAGCATTTCTCTTGAAAAGATCAAACAAATCGAAGTCCTGCGTGGACCGGCGTCATCATTGTATGGCAACGTGGCACTTACATCTGTCATTAATATCATCACAAAAAAAGGACAGGATATTGCCGGAATAAAGGTTTCAGCAGGAGTTGGAAACTATGGTCAGACCAAGGCCAATATTCTCTTTGGTAAACAATTTGACCGTTATAATGACCTGATAATATGGGGAAATTATTACCGCTCCGATGGGCAAAAGGTATATGTACCGAAAGAGCAAGATTATTCCCCAAATCCGCAGGATGGTCACTCCATAATCGGAGGATTCAGGGATAATCCATCCTATGATGCAGGTATGGTTTTCAACACCAACGATTTTTCGCTGATGGCAAACATGCGCTATTGTAAATATATTGAACCATTTTCCAGCGGAGGTATGACTGGGGAAGTATATAATTATGATGAATACCGGACTTTTCAGGGTGTGGGACCCGGACTTGGCTCGCGGTCATCCCATTTTAACGCCAACTATGGCAAAGAATTCAATAAAGGTTGGGATGTCTTTGTCAATGCCACACTCGATTTCAACTCCATTGAGGGATGTCTCGTCATGAATCCTGACATAGGGCAATCAGGCAAGGTTTTCTGGAATGAATACAGTTATGGTGGTGTGCTTCAGCTTAAAAAACAATACAACCTGAACCGTTCAGGAAAAGGGAATATCCTGGCAGGGCTTCAACTGGATGGAATGGATCTCATCGACAGTTTTTTCCTGATAGGCACAAACGGAGAGTTTGACACGATTATGGACAACAGTTCAGTCCCTCTTCTCGAAAAGGGTAAAGAAATTATTTATTCAGGATTTTTTCAGATAAAACATAAATTCGGACAGAAGTTCATCCTCAACCTGGGTGCAAGGTACGACAATAAGAAAAGGCACAAAGGGGGTGATATTGATGACTTTAGTCCCAGGCTTTCCATTATTTATATGCCATCGGCTAAGGCAGATATTAAAATTTCGTATGCCAAATCATTTGTAGATGCACCATATTGGTACCGCTACAATTCTCTTCCCAGTTATAAAGGGTCGGAGAACCTTTTACCGGAGCACCTGACATCCCTTCAGTTCACTTCAAATCTCAGGTTGCTCAATAATAAATACACATTAGGATTAAATGTCTTCTATAATAAGTTGAGAGATTTCATCTACCGAGATCCTGAGGCGACAGGATCTGAACCACGGTACAGAAATGCCGGGCGGCTGGAATCGACAGGCATTGAAGGAGAAGCGGGATATCTGACAGAACTGTTCAAGTTGAGAGCCAACATGACCTGGCAATATGCCCTGGATGCTGTGGATTATGGCGTGACAAACGAGCATATTCACAATATCCCTGATCTTAGCGGGAATATCATTCTGGATATAAATCCACTGTTTAAAAAATCAAAAAATGTCTGGTTAAATCTCACATTACATTATACCGGCAAAGAGTTATCTCCCATCAATACTTATAAAAATGGCCTTCCATTCCAGAATCCGGACTATGAGGTTGATCCTGCGGCTATTATAAATGCCGGTGTTCATCTCAAGGATCTGAACAGGTTCTCCCTCGACTTTACGATCTATAATCTTTTCGATACCCTCTATGAGCAGGGTGGAAGCGTCAACTTTCCATACCCTCAGCAGGGAAGATGGTTTTTGATGCAGGCGGGGTATAGATTCTGAATTCAATTAAATTTTCTTTAAAATATATTTTTGACTGGAAAAACTTTGTACATTTGCACTCTTTTAAAATCAAAGCATTCATTTATAATCATTTCTGAATTCCTAAGTAATACTCGGAAAAGAAAAACTAATCAATATGGCAGCCATTGGAAGAATAAGGAAACATTCGA
Above is a genomic segment from Bacteroidota bacterium containing:
- a CDS encoding thioesterase family protein, translating into MVETTKWLSIENVIQFEVRIGDINYGGHMGNDKALLIFQDARIGFLESLGFSEKNLGDHTGIIMSEAHVFFKKEVFLHDQLTVDVSVTEVTTSSFVLIYTVRRLEDNTEVLSGTTKQLAFNYDRRKVVRIPELFRNTIHLNTNT
- a CDS encoding TonB-dependent receptor; this encodes MVEKRLMTHSLQFPQLKLWVILSAVGCLLYSNRLFSQECGQIALEQAQKEYELGRFDVVVTLVRPCLAGGFTKDEKIQAYRLLALTYLANDIQDSAGLMIEHILQIDPAYTPNTVFDPPRYLATLESVRKPITSLVTASRQAEPLNEAPVPVTVITEEMIVMCGARTLKELLSIYVPGMTNIEDHNEYNISMRGVYASSQQKILIMLNGHRLNSRSYSEANPDFSISLEKIKQIEVLRGPASSLYGNVALTSVINIITKKGQDIAGIKVSAGVGNYGQTKANILFGKQFDRYNDLIIWGNYYRSDGQKVYVPKEQDYSPNPQDGHSIIGGFRDNPSYDAGMVFNTNDFSLMANMRYCKYIEPFSSGGMTGEVYNYDEYRTFQGVGPGLGSRSSHFNANYGKEFNKGWDVFVNATLDFNSIEGCLVMNPDIGQSGKVFWNEYSYGGVLQLKKQYNLNRSGKGNILAGLQLDGMDLIDSFFLIGTNGEFDTIMDNSSVPLLEKGKEIIYSGFFQIKHKFGQKFILNLGARYDNKKRHKGGDIDDFSPRLSIIYMPSAKADIKISYAKSFVDAPYWYRYNSLPSYKGSENLLPEHLTSLQFTSNLRLLNNKYTLGLNVFYNKLRDFIYRDPEATGSEPRYRNAGRLESTGIEGEAGYLTELFKLRANMTWQYALDAVDYGVTNEHIHNIPDLSGNIILDINPLFKKSKNVWLNLTLHYTGKELSPINTYKNGLPFQNPDYEVDPAAIINAGVHLKDLNRFSLDFTIYNLFDTLYEQGGSVNFPYPQQGRWFLMQAGYRF